The genomic stretch GCCGGTTTTGATCCGCCCGCCCCGACAGATGCGCAGCAAACCGAAGTTTTCGAGGTAACACAACCGTCGCATTCCGCTCAACTTCGCATTAGGGCGCGAACATGCGCGGCGGAGGAGCTTGCCAGCGCCTGCAAATCATAGCCCCCCTCCAGCAGACTGACCACCCGGCCCGCGCAAACGCGGTCGGCCAGGGCGCACAACTCCATGGAAAGCCAGCTGAAATCCGCCTCCGTCAGGCGCAGCTGGGCCAGCGGATCCCGTGCATGGGCGTCAAAACCGGCCGAGATGACGATGAGATCAGGGGCGAAGGCCTCGATCGCTGGAAGCAGGGCCTCTGCCCAGGCCGCGCGAAACTCCATGCCGGAGGCACCAGGCGGCAGGGGCGCATTGTGGATATTGCCGACCCCCGTCTCGGAAGCGGCACCCGTGCCGGGGTAAAGCGGCATCTGGTGGCTGGAGGCAAAGAGGATGGTGGGGTCCGCCTCGGTGCAGTCCTGGCTGCCATTGCCGTGATGCACGTCAAAATCGCAGATGGCCACGCGGGCCAGGCCATGGGCGGCCTGGGCGTGGCGGGCCGCGATCACGGCATTGGCGAAGAGGCAGAATCCCATCGGGCGGCGCCGCTCGGCGTGGTGGCCGGGCGGGCGGGTGGCGCAGAAGGCGCGGCGTACCTTGCCCTCGCAGACCTCATCCACCGCGCGCACCGCCGCCCCGGCCGCCAGCAGCGCGGCCCGGGCGCTGCCCGCGCACATGATGGTA from Sediminicoccus sp. KRV36 encodes the following:
- a CDS encoding histone deacetylase family protein is translated as MSVLLLTHRDCLAHEMGEGHPESPDRLRAVLQALDSEEFAELIRDQPEEATEEQLTRAHPADYVAAILGVRPAPGEYMALDADTIMCAGSARAALLAAGAAVRAVDEVCEGKVRRAFCATRPPGHHAERRRPMGFCLFANAVIAARHAQAAHGLARVAICDFDVHHGNGSQDCTEADPTILFASSHQMPLYPGTGAASETGVGNIHNAPLPPGASGMEFRAAWAEALLPAIEAFAPDLIVISAGFDAHARDPLAQLRLTEADFSWLSMELCALADRVCAGRVVSLLEGGYDLQALASSSAAHVRALMRS